The genome window gaaaataagGCACGTCAAGGCAACGAAACAAGGGCTCTTTCAAGAGCTCCCTATAGTACGAGGGCGACTCGTATAGCAGGCATCAGTGATGATTACCGAAATAGAGTGTACTGCTGGACCCGCCACAATGCTTAAGAATCGAGCTTGAATAGATCAAAGTTGGCGGAAATACATAAAAGGTAAGAAAAGAGACCTTGAGTGTGTGTCCTTTACCAGCAAGGAGTCGGAACCAGTCCAGGTGAGTTGTCTTGAAATGCCACAAGTCGTCAGCGCCAGAATGAGACATGCCTCCGCCAGGTGACAGTCTATGGTTCACTAGTTCGATTTAGTCACGCCGCTCATCCTGCAGTGCCAAGGCGCGTAAACGGAGTTCACCATTAGGTCCATCTATTTATTTCTCACAGTCGAAATAGGCTAATGATTATATTTGTATATTTCCATACGCTACATATTTCTCTTAAAAAGGGATAAGTGGTCAAACAACTCACTTCATTGGTGACACTCAATGTGACGAGCGAGATATAGCAATTATCCAAAGAcatgagaagaagcaaaaaatATCCAACCCCTTCACAACTTCCTGAATCATTCGTGACACGAGTTCAGTTTGAAGATAGACTCGCGATTTGACTCGATGATTCATTCGCTCTTACAATCTGGGCCATGTCGACCAACTCATACTGTAAGGGCAAAACTCTGGAATTGCCTCACTCATCCACAGATCGAAACCACGTTTAGATCATCAGTCTCTCGACCTTGTCCTTGATGGTTCTGATCTGGCCCATCAGGTCACTGGCCTCGTTGGTGGTTATGCTGGCCGCAATCACGGGACGGGAGACACCAGTCGCACGGCCCAGAGCGAGCTTGCTAGGAACGTACACGTAAGGAACCTGATTGATAGTTAGTATTCGACCGGAGTAGAGAAGTATATCGGAAGGAGAAACCGTACGTTCttatcttcgcaaagaagaggaatgtgAAGCAGGATAGCCAGGGGGGAGGTGtcggcagcgaggatgacaaTTTCGGCGGTACCACGATTGAGAGTCTTGGTAGCTGAGGCAGAATGTCAGTCAAGAACAAAAGACAAAAGGATAACCAGACAGGCATACCCTCGTTGGCACCCTTCTTGAGCTGACGGTAGTGAGAAGCTTGCTGCACCAAATCCAGGAGGTTCTGGGTGAGGGCCTCGTCGGCAATAGGCCAGGCTACATGGGCGGACTCATTAACAGATGGTCGCAAGACGAGGGGGGGAAATTTCGCTTACCGGCAGAAGTTTCACCAGACATTGTTTGAAGTGAGTGTTGGCTTTTCAAAAATAAGATGAAATGGCTCACTCAAAGGATCACTGCCGTATTGCAGGGTATCAAAAGAACAGGTGGAAAGAGATGCTTGAGAGCAGACTTCATGATAAGAGCACTGTAAAGAAAACCTTGAAGAGAAAATGGTCGGTGGGGCCGCAGTTGTCCCCGGCGCTAGTCCGTTTTGGGATGGGCTGCACCCGATGGTCAGGAATCTATTTCATACCTTAATTATAAGGCAGTGAGGCAATGACCCCATGCCAGTACACTTTTAAAGTGTCAAGGTCCGTAGGAGAAATTTCTGTCACTTTTGTTATTACACAAATCTCTTCCGTATATTTTTACCTTGAAGAGTATTGAACGGAAACAACTTGAATTGGCCCTCAATTACGAGGTCACTTCAGTGAAATGGAAACGAATCTTACCCTGGGTTTGCCAGCATATAAAATCAGCCATATTAGGTACAGGGAGCAGAACAAAGTAGACTTCTACCATATTCCCTCCGTTATGCTGTAGGGTTTCGAAGGCGATGCCATGACTTCAGCTCATGCAAGACCACGAGTGAGAGCCGTGGCAACTTCTTGGAACACGTTGATCACGCTTTGCTGGTGCAGACTTTTTCTACACTACTGTCTTCTTATCCGCTCGTCCTGTGGAGAAAATGTCCGCAAGCTGCCCATGCTGCAGCAACGGAAAGGATAATAATATTGTTAATAGCAACTGGCCGGCACAACAAAACAGATCCTTGCCCAGACGAGACTAACTCTGTCTCTTTGCCTAGACGACAACCAGGGAGACTCATTATACCCGCCATGAACCCTCATACCCGTAATTAAGAGCCACGAAAACCATACGAGTCAAACGCCGGAAACCCCACAACCAACCCATGTTAGACAAGATGCAGCTCGATGCCTGCAAAGGGTACTCAGAGAAATCGtcaaaaagaaacaaaaaaggCGCCTTATTCTATCCCATGCTGCTGTTTGAGGCGCTCCAAATTCTCTTGCCTTTCCGCCA of Aspergillus fumigatus Af293 chromosome 2, whole genome shotgun sequence contains these proteins:
- a CDS encoding SNU13 family protein, translating into MSGETSAAWPIADEALTQNLLDLVQQASHYRQLKKGANEATKTLNRGTAEIVILAADTSPLAILLHIPLLCEDKNVPYVYVPSKLALGRATGVSRPVIAASITTNEASDLMGQIRTIKDKVERLMI